The following are encoded together in the Poseidonibacter lekithochrous genome:
- a CDS encoding PLP-dependent aminotransferase family protein encodes MSKGNKRSYIREILDVIDENIISFAGGLPDERLFPLEEIQNASAIVLKNSKALQYSSSRGLFGLRQKIADIYTEKLGFKTSADEILITSGSQQAFDIIVKSLDKKNVIIEQPSYIGAIGAFKSLNMKIDSFKYISELPNKLNSSNILYAISDFQNPSTNSYNSIEREILINIINRKKSFFIEDGAYTFLNFDNEYNTPISKYCERAFHLGSFSKIVAPGLRIGWIRANKKFIDNLLVVKESLDLHTSTLNQMILDEYLTSHDLFSHIKKLNIDYRMKMNFMADCLEKYIPSFKFTRPNGGMFIYGSFNRNSMKLAEEAILKGLAFVPAEVFYLNKKTNEARLNFTNSSFEDIEKGVRILASIIDENDVSKESICLSLFSKYFKAN; translated from the coding sequence ATGAGTAAAGGAAATAAAAGATCATATATTAGAGAAATTTTAGATGTTATTGATGAGAATATAATATCTTTTGCTGGTGGTTTACCGGATGAAAGATTATTCCCATTAGAAGAGATTCAAAATGCAAGTGCTATTGTATTAAAAAATAGTAAAGCTTTACAATATAGTTCATCTAGAGGATTATTTGGATTGAGACAAAAAATTGCAGATATTTATACAGAAAAATTAGGTTTTAAAACATCTGCTGATGAAATATTAATTACAAGTGGAAGTCAACAAGCCTTTGATATTATTGTTAAATCATTAGATAAAAAGAATGTAATTATTGAACAACCATCTTATATTGGAGCAATAGGTGCTTTTAAAAGTTTAAATATGAAGATTGATTCTTTTAAATATATAAGTGAGTTACCTAATAAATTAAATAGTTCAAATATTTTATATGCAATTAGTGATTTTCAAAATCCTTCAACAAATTCTTATAATAGTATTGAGAGAGAAATTTTAATAAATATAATTAATAGAAAAAAATCTTTTTTTATTGAAGATGGTGCATATACTTTTTTAAATTTTGATAATGAATATAATACACCTATTTCAAAATATTGTGAAAGAGCCTTTCATTTAGGTTCCTTTTCTAAAATTGTTGCTCCTGGTTTAAGAATTGGTTGGATAAGAGCTAATAAGAAGTTTATAGATAATTTATTAGTTGTGAAAGAGTCATTAGATTTACATACTTCTACTTTGAATCAAATGATTTTAGATGAATATTTAACTTCTCATGATTTATTTTCTCATATTAAAAAATTAAATATTGATTATAGAATGAAAATGAATTTTATGGCAGATTGTTTAGAAAAATATATTCCTTCATTTAAGTTTACTAGACCTAATGGTGGAATGTTTATTTATGGTAGTTTTAATAGGAATAGTATGAAGTTAGCGGAAGAGGCAATTTTAAAAGGTCTTGCTTTTGTACCTGCTGAAGTATTTTATTTAAATAAAAAAACTAATGAAGCAAGATTGAATTTTACTAATTCTTCTTTTGAGGATATTGAAAAAGGTGTTAGAATATTGGCATCTATTATTGATGAAAATGATGTTTCAAAAGAGAGTATTTGTTTGAGTTTATTTAGTAAGTATTTTAAAGCAAATTAG
- a CDS encoding NCS2 family permease encodes MNFFKLKEHNTTVGTEFSAGFTTFLTMMYIVPVNGFILADAGLPMDAVVTATALITILATLFSGLWSNTPIAMSVGMGLNAYFSYGLVLGMKMPWETALGIVFLSGILFVILSLTNFRIWIMTSIPMSLRRAISAGIGSFIAFIGLKQMGMITANEATLVSLGDFSNPNVLIGVLGLILSFSLYAYRIKGAFIFAIGITSIVAWSLGLGELPKEILAAPASIEPIFFKLDILSALSLSLLPVIVTFLITDMFDTLGTLTGVGTRAKLFQENNKDDKSLQKTLEADAIATTAGAMIGVSTTTAFIESASGVEEGGRTGLTAVFTAMFFVTTLFMLPLFKSIPSNAIYPVLVVVGVLMFTELGKINFEDSDLATSAGAFLIVILMPLTFSITNGIAAGFLVYTIIKLAKKEFTDLNLGILVITFISALAFIL; translated from the coding sequence ATGAACTTTTTTAAACTAAAAGAGCATAATACGACAGTTGGAACTGAGTTTTCTGCTGGTTTTACAACATTTTTAACAATGATGTATATCGTTCCTGTAAATGGGTTTATTTTAGCTGATGCTGGTCTTCCAATGGATGCCGTTGTAACAGCTACTGCTTTAATTACGATTTTAGCTACTCTATTTTCAGGTTTATGGTCAAATACGCCAATCGCAATGAGTGTTGGTATGGGGTTAAATGCTTACTTTTCATACGGATTAGTATTAGGTATGAAAATGCCTTGGGAAACTGCATTAGGTATTGTTTTCTTATCAGGTATATTGTTTGTAATATTATCATTAACCAACTTCAGAATTTGGATAATGACATCCATCCCCATGAGCTTGAGAAGAGCAATTAGTGCGGGTATTGGTTCCTTTATCGCTTTTATTGGTTTAAAACAAATGGGTATGATTACTGCAAATGAAGCTACTTTAGTTTCGCTTGGTGATTTCTCTAATCCAAATGTACTTATAGGTGTATTAGGATTAATTCTTTCTTTCTCTTTATACGCATATAGAATTAAAGGTGCATTTATTTTTGCAATAGGTATTACGTCTATTGTTGCATGGTCACTTGGTTTAGGTGAGTTACCAAAAGAGATTCTTGCGGCACCAGCTTCAATTGAACCAATTTTCTTTAAATTAGATATCTTAAGTGCTTTATCATTATCTTTATTACCTGTAATTGTTACATTCTTAATTACTGATATGTTTGATACTTTAGGTACATTAACAGGTGTTGGTACAAGAGCTAAATTATTTCAAGAGAATAATAAAGATGATAAATCTTTACAGAAAACATTAGAAGCAGATGCAATTGCTACAACAGCAGGTGCTATGATTGGTGTTTCTACTACTACTGCATTTATTGAGAGTGCATCAGGAGTTGAAGAGGGTGGTAGAACAGGTTTAACAGCTGTATTTACTGCTATGTTCTTTGTAACTACTTTATTTATGTTGCCATTATTTAAATCAATTCCATCAAATGCAATTTACCCTGTATTAGTTGTTGTTGGTGTATTAATGTTTACAGAACTTGGAAAAATTAATTTTGAAGATTCTGATTTAGCAACAAGTGCAGGGGCATTTTTAATTGTTATTTTAATGCCTTTAACATTCTCAATTACAAATGGTATTGCTGCGGGATTCTTAGTATATACTATTATCAAACTAGCTAAAAAAGAGTTTACAGATTTAAACTTAGGTATTTTAGTTATAACATTTATTAGTGCATTAGCATTTATTTTATAA
- a CDS encoding NAD(P)H-binding protein, giving the protein MKTISILGTGWLGYALASELKNEFNVKVSIRTNEKKEEYINEGLDPYLLNEEKLDFLDELLECDYLFINFPPSKFNNYLEFLNNIYSHKNISKVKKLIFISSTSIYPNEQTIFNEDFEIKNPISQKVYDAEVLIKSRTDVILRCSGLMGYNRIAGKYFAGKVVDSEDVKVNYVHRDDVISATIFTIKNDINGILNLCASSHPSRKEVYLLNAKKHNFEKPIFENKKEYKNRIIDGSKIERLGFEYKYPNPLEYY; this is encoded by the coding sequence ATGAAAACAATTTCAATTCTAGGTACTGGTTGGTTAGGGTATGCCTTAGCCAGTGAACTGAAAAATGAGTTTAATGTAAAAGTATCAATTAGAACGAATGAAAAAAAAGAAGAATATATAAATGAGGGTTTAGACCCTTATTTATTAAATGAAGAAAAATTAGACTTTTTAGATGAATTATTAGAGTGTGATTATCTATTTATAAATTTCCCTCCTTCAAAATTCAATAACTATTTAGAATTCTTAAATAATATTTATTCTCATAAAAATATTTCAAAGGTAAAAAAGCTAATTTTTATTAGTTCAACTTCGATATATCCAAATGAACAGACTATATTTAACGAGGATTTTGAGATAAAAAATCCTATTTCTCAAAAAGTCTATGATGCAGAAGTTTTAATAAAAAGCAGAACAGACGTGATATTAAGATGTTCTGGTCTTATGGGTTATAATAGAATTGCGGGTAAGTATTTTGCAGGAAAAGTAGTAGATTCTGAGGATGTAAAAGTAAATTATGTACATAGAGATGATGTGATTTCTGCTACTATTTTTACTATAAAAAATGATATAAATGGTATTTTGAATTTATGTGCTTCCTCTCATCCAAGTAGAAAAGAAGTATATTTATTAAACGCTAAAAAACATAATTTTGAAAAACCAATATTTGAAAATAAAAAAGAGTATAAAAATAGAATTATAGATGGAAGTAAAATAGAAAGATTAGGATTTGAATATAAATATCCAAACCCATTAGAGTATTATTAA
- a CDS encoding phosphoribosyltransferase, giving the protein MEKLYYSYDLFKEDTQKLVDSCRDYEPDVLLAVARGGVTLAHLMSQALDMRNLYSLNSIHYEGDLKLDTFNIFNIPDMSHAKRVLVIDDIVDSGETMQEILKILNAKFPNVEFKLATLFYKSTAILKPDYSVREANEWIDFFWEVDVK; this is encoded by the coding sequence TTGGAAAAACTTTATTACAGTTACGATTTATTTAAAGAAGATACTCAAAAGCTAGTAGATAGCTGTAGAGATTATGAACCAGATGTATTATTAGCAGTTGCAAGAGGTGGAGTTACTTTAGCTCACCTAATGTCTCAAGCTTTAGATATGAGAAATCTTTATTCATTAAACTCTATTCATTATGAGGGTGATTTAAAATTAGACACTTTTAATATCTTCAATATTCCTGATATGTCTCATGCAAAAAGAGTTCTAGTTATTGACGATATTGTTGATTCTGGTGAAACTATGCAAGAGATTCTTAAAATATTAAATGCAAAATTCCCAAATGTGGAATTTAAATTAGCAACACTTTTCTACAAAAGTACTGCTATTTTAAAACCTGATTACTCTGTTAGAGAAGCTAACGAGTGGATTGACTTCTTCTGGGAAGTTGACGTAAAATAA
- a CDS encoding metal-sulfur cluster assembly factor, with amino-acid sequence MYTKEEIFKAVSTVNDPEVGFNLVELGLIYDGTCDEEGNVIVTMTLSTKACPLHQMIVNWVEEAVLRELPKAQNATANVIWEPAWNITMAEDHVIKALAN; translated from the coding sequence ATGTATACAAAAGAAGAAATATTTAAAGCAGTATCAACAGTTAATGATCCTGAAGTTGGATTTAATCTAGTAGAGTTAGGTCTTATTTATGATGGAACTTGTGATGAAGAAGGAAATGTAATTGTTACAATGACTTTATCAACAAAAGCTTGTCCATTACATCAAATGATTGTAAATTGGGTTGAAGAAGCAGTTTTAAGAGAGCTACCAAAAGCACAAAATGCAACAGCAAATGTAATTTGGGAGCCAGCATGGAATATTACTATGGCAGAAGATCATGTAATAAAGGCATTAGCAAATTAG
- a CDS encoding DUF423 domain-containing protein produces MTLDNNSKKFLAIASFMMALAIAIGAFGAHGLKAIVSAEMLKVYNTGVEYHFYNTLGLLIVALLINFKPQSKKLIVSSWLIVVGMIIFSFSLYALVIFNMPILGAITPIGGTLLIIAWLTTTYSILKD; encoded by the coding sequence ATGACTCTTGATAACAATTCAAAAAAATTTCTTGCTATTGCATCGTTTATGATGGCTTTAGCTATTGCAATTGGTGCCTTTGGTGCTCATGGTCTAAAAGCCATTGTTAGTGCTGAGATGCTAAAAGTATATAATACTGGTGTTGAATACCATTTCTATAATACATTAGGGCTTTTAATAGTGGCTCTTTTAATCAATTTTAAACCACAATCAAAAAAACTTATTGTTAGCTCTTGGCTTATTGTAGTAGGAATGATTATTTTTTCATTCTCTTTATATGCATTGGTGATTTTTAATATGCCAATTCTTGGAGCAATAACACCAATTGGTGGAACACTGCTTATTATAGCTTGGCTAACAACTACATACTCAATTTTAAAGGATTAA
- a CDS encoding ion transporter, with protein sequence MTTMQKIEQVRDARWFSNLTTFIILAYASVLGFKTIDTVETNYSIFLQFADYFVTIYFIFEIAIKMVAEKKFVNFFKSGWNVFDFVIVVITLLPLEQSGFAAIARMLRVFRVLRLFTARPELKKIIDMLIKAIPSIIDIVILMFIIFYIYAIIGNFYFHDLPSGLWNDFLVSMLTLFRVLTFEDWTDVMYEAMEVYPMAWIYFVSFVIIAAFVFFNLFVAVIIGEMQKLQEADMKEELHEDHLKLDILLQEIKALREEVKDLKKSE encoded by the coding sequence ATGACTACAATGCAAAAGATTGAACAAGTAAGAGATGCTAGGTGGTTCTCAAATCTTACAACATTTATTATTCTTGCATATGCTTCTGTTTTAGGTTTTAAAACAATTGACACAGTAGAGACTAATTACTCTATTTTCTTACAATTTGCAGACTATTTTGTAACAATATATTTTATATTTGAAATAGCAATTAAAATGGTAGCTGAGAAAAAGTTTGTTAATTTCTTTAAATCAGGATGGAATGTCTTTGATTTTGTAATTGTTGTAATTACACTATTACCATTAGAGCAATCAGGATTTGCTGCAATTGCAAGGATGTTAAGAGTATTTAGAGTTCTGCGACTCTTTACTGCACGTCCTGAATTAAAGAAAATCATTGATATGCTAATTAAAGCTATTCCTTCTATCATTGATATAGTTATTTTAATGTTTATAATTTTTTATATATATGCAATTATTGGGAATTTCTATTTCCATGATTTACCATCTGGACTTTGGAATGACTTTTTAGTCTCTATGCTTACTTTATTTAGAGTACTAACTTTTGAAGATTGGACAGATGTTATGTACGAGGCTATGGAAGTTTATCCTATGGCTTGGATTTATTTTGTATCCTTTGTAATTATTGCAGCATTTGTATTCTTTAATTTATTTGTTGCTGTTATTATTGGGGAAATGCAAAAACTTCAAGAGGCTGATATGAAAGAAGAGTTACATGAAGATCATCTAAAGTTAGATATTTTACTTCAAGAGATTAAAGCTTTAAGAGAAGAAGTAAAAGATTTAAAAAAGAGTGAATAA